Proteins found in one Rhodobacteraceae bacterium D3-12 genomic segment:
- a CDS encoding DUF1244 domain-containing protein yields the protein MDDATRTEIEAAAFRRLRKHLMEDRPDVQNIDLMNLGGFCRNCLSRWYQEAANERGIEMDKAQAREIYYGMPFDDWKAQNQTEASPAKQAEFETAFRENVLNEKG from the coding sequence ATGGACGACGCCACCCGCACCGAAATCGAAGCCGCCGCCTTTCGCCGCCTGCGCAAGCACCTGATGGAGGACCGCCCCGATGTGCAAAACATCGACCTGATGAACCTCGGCGGCTTCTGCCGCAACTGCCTCTCGCGCTGGTATCAGGAAGCGGCCAATGAACGCGGCATCGAAATGGACAAAGCCCAAGCGCGCGAAATCTACTACGGCATGCCCTTCGACGACTGGAAAGCCCAGAACCAAACCGAAGCAAGCCCCGCCAAACAGGCCGAATTCGAAACCGCCTTCCGCGAAAACGTGCTCAACGAAAAGGGATAA
- a CDS encoding dioxygenase has translation MTRMPTYFISHGGGPWPWIPDMRRAFAPLEASFKRLPSELPAPPKAVLMISGHWEEQDAFAVMHSANPPMVYDYSNFPPHTYEVTYPAPGAPALAERVAAMIDAAGLPTRLDDTIGYDHGTFVPMAILWPNADIPLFQVSMRSTYAPDEHIALGRALAPLRDQGVLIIGSGLSYHNLREFGPRAQVPSDAFDTWLNTTLALPAPDRTARLMDWESAPYARDCHTREDHLVPLFSALGAAEDDTATRTYHDTMIFGGVTASSWRFG, from the coding sequence ATGACCCGTATGCCGACCTATTTCATCTCCCACGGTGGTGGCCCGTGGCCGTGGATTCCCGACATGCGCCGCGCCTTTGCTCCGCTGGAAGCCTCGTTCAAACGCCTGCCCTCCGAGTTGCCCGCGCCACCCAAGGCGGTGCTGATGATCTCGGGCCATTGGGAAGAGCAAGACGCCTTCGCGGTGATGCACTCGGCCAATCCGCCAATGGTCTATGACTATTCCAACTTCCCGCCCCACACGTACGAGGTCACCTACCCCGCCCCCGGCGCCCCGGCGCTGGCCGAACGTGTCGCGGCGATGATCGACGCCGCAGGCCTGCCGACCCGGCTGGATGACACGATCGGCTATGACCACGGCACCTTCGTTCCCATGGCAATCCTCTGGCCCAACGCCGACATCCCCCTGTTTCAGGTCTCGATGCGCTCGACCTACGCCCCGGACGAGCACATCGCCCTCGGACGCGCCCTCGCGCCGCTGCGGGACCAAGGCGTGCTGATCATCGGCTCGGGCCTGTCCTACCACAACCTGCGCGAATTCGGCCCCCGCGCTCAGGTGCCCTCGGACGCCTTCGACACTTGGCTCAATACCACGCTCGCCCTGCCCGCCCCGGACCGCACGGCAAGGCTGATGGATTGGGAAAGCGCGCCCTACGCCCGCGACTGCCACACGAGAGAGGACCACCTCGTGCCACTCTTCTCGGCCCTCGGCGCGGCCGAAGATGACACGGCCACACGCACCTATCATGACACAATGATCTTTGGCGGCGTCACCGCCTCAAGCTGGCGCTTCGGCTGA
- a CDS encoding alpha/beta fold hydrolase yields the protein MTILMILVLVLVAVIVMLLVSTQRQARQAEAMVPQRGKLAEVAGGSIHHIDVGKANGTPVVLIHGISGQLQHFDYGMIEDLALEHRVIALDRPGCGYSRRDSDAQSPLSEQARMIWELLDQLEVEKPVLVGHSLGGAVVLNMALQRPDGTGAIALLSPATHAVEGMGEVFKPLMVSPDWLRKVMGATIAVPMAKRTTEEVLAAVFAPERPRTDFLSRGGAALGLRPKGFVTSSRDAVAVLPSLQEQQARYGELSVPGGVLYAAEDGLLDPASQGEVMQGFGLSYDTLEGRGHMLPITAAKECTAFVRKIAAQRRA from the coding sequence ATGACGATTTTGATGATTTTAGTGCTGGTGCTGGTGGCGGTCATTGTGATGCTTCTGGTCAGCACGCAAAGGCAGGCGCGCCAGGCCGAGGCGATGGTGCCGCAGCGTGGCAAGCTGGCCGAAGTGGCGGGCGGCAGCATTCACCACATCGACGTGGGCAAGGCCAATGGCACGCCGGTGGTGTTGATCCACGGGATCAGCGGCCAGTTGCAGCATTTCGATTATGGCATGATCGAGGATCTGGCGCTGGAGCATCGGGTGATTGCTCTGGACCGGCCCGGATGCGGTTATTCCCGCCGCGACAGTGATGCGCAATCGCCGCTGTCCGAACAGGCGCGGATGATCTGGGAATTGCTGGATCAATTGGAGGTCGAAAAGCCGGTTCTGGTTGGGCATTCTCTGGGCGGGGCGGTGGTGTTGAACATGGCGCTGCAGCGGCCCGACGGCACGGGCGCGATTGCGCTTTTGTCGCCCGCGACCCATGCGGTTGAGGGCATGGGCGAGGTGTTCAAACCGTTGATGGTCTCGCCGGACTGGCTTCGCAAGGTGATGGGCGCGACGATTGCCGTGCCGATGGCCAAACGCACGACCGAAGAGGTTTTGGCGGCGGTGTTCGCGCCGGAGCGTCCGCGCACCGATTTTCTAAGCCGGGGCGGCGCGGCGCTGGGGCTTCGCCCGAAAGGGTTTGTGACAAGCTCGAGAGATGCGGTGGCGGTATTGCCGTCTTTGCAAGAGCAGCAGGCGCGCTATGGCGAGCTGTCTGTGCCCGGTGGGGTTTTATATGCCGCCGAGGATGGGTTGCTGGACCCGGCGTCGCAGGGCGAAGTGATGCAGGGCTTCGGGCTAAGCTATGACACGCTGGAGGGGCGGGGGCATATGCTGCCGATCACTGCGGCCAAGGAATGCACTGCGTTTGTGCGCAAGATCGCGGCGCAGCGGCGGGCATAG
- a CDS encoding D-amino-acid transaminase: protein MSRTVYVNGEYLPEEDAKISIFDRSFLMADGVYEVTSVLGGKLIDFEGHVARLERSLTELDMQKPEAFDDLLEIHRELVRVNDIDEGMIYLQVSRGSAGDRDFVFPDPEVVKPTLVLFTQSKPGLADNPAAKKGIKVISIEDIRWGRRDIKTVQLLYPSMGKMAAKKAGCDDAWLIEDGKVTEGTSNNAYIVKGGKIITRQLSNDILHGITRAAVLRFAREAQMQVEERPFTIEEAKAADEAFVTSASTFVFPVVEIDGAALGDGTPGPVAKRLREIYLEESRNAAI from the coding sequence ATGAGCCGCACAGTATACGTCAACGGAGAATACCTTCCCGAGGAAGACGCCAAAATCTCGATCTTTGACCGGTCGTTTTTGATGGCGGACGGGGTTTACGAAGTGACGAGCGTGCTGGGTGGCAAGCTGATCGACTTTGAGGGACATGTGGCGCGTCTGGAGCGTTCGTTGACCGAGTTGGACATGCAAAAGCCCGAAGCGTTTGACGATCTGTTGGAGATTCACCGCGAATTGGTGCGGGTGAACGACATCGACGAGGGGATGATTTACCTTCAGGTGTCGCGCGGGTCGGCGGGTGACCGCGATTTCGTCTTTCCCGACCCCGAAGTGGTCAAGCCGACGCTGGTTCTGTTCACACAGAGCAAGCCGGGGCTGGCCGATAATCCGGCGGCCAAGAAAGGGATCAAGGTGATCTCGATCGAGGATATCCGTTGGGGTCGGCGCGACATCAAAACGGTTCAGCTGCTTTACCCGTCGATGGGCAAGATGGCGGCGAAGAAAGCGGGCTGTGACGATGCGTGGCTGATTGAGGACGGCAAGGTGACCGAGGGCACATCGAACAACGCCTATATCGTGAAGGGCGGCAAGATTATCACGCGCCAGCTTTCGAACGATATTTTGCACGGGATCACCCGCGCCGCCGTTTTGCGGTTTGCCCGCGAGGCACAGATGCAGGTTGAGGAGCGCCCCTTTACCATCGAGGAAGCCAAGGCGGCGGACGAGGCATTTGTGACCTCGGCCAGCACGTTTGTGTTTCCGGTGGTCGAGATTGATGGCGCCGCCCTTGGCGATGGCACGCCGGGCCCGGTGGCCAAGCGTCTGCGCGAGATTTATCTGGAAGAAAGCCGTAACGCCGCGATCTGA
- a CDS encoding exonuclease, which yields MKTAIVWDVEFLTDAGAPQRFWCGPDDPDPVLVQIGAVRLGLEGDFPLLETHEQVVIPRDRHGAVWPLSPLFTKLTGISDARVAREGVALDPALRGLAEFAGEDMIWAWGNDEIFALGISCYLAGIAPPVPATQFGNAVRLLVTAGIARDEVVTLRSNTLCAHFGVDDGGAKAHDALGDAQSVAYVLRHFLEQGRLSAKDFDQDQRGAA from the coding sequence ATGAAAACCGCGATTGTATGGGATGTTGAGTTCCTGACTGATGCGGGGGCGCCGCAGCGGTTTTGGTGCGGGCCGGATGACCCGGACCCGGTGCTGGTTCAGATCGGTGCTGTACGGCTGGGCCTTGAGGGGGATTTCCCGCTGCTTGAGACCCATGAGCAGGTGGTGATCCCGCGGGACCGGCATGGCGCGGTTTGGCCGTTGTCGCCGCTGTTTACCAAGCTGACCGGGATCAGCGATGCGCGGGTTGCGCGCGAGGGTGTCGCGCTTGACCCGGCGCTGCGTGGGCTGGCGGAATTTGCCGGTGAGGACATGATCTGGGCCTGGGGCAATGACGAGATTTTTGCGCTTGGGATTTCCTGTTACCTTGCCGGGATCGCGCCGCCCGTTCCGGCCACGCAATTCGGCAATGCCGTGCGCTTGCTGGTCACGGCGGGGATCGCGAGGGACGAGGTTGTCACCCTGCGCTCGAACACGCTGTGTGCGCATTTCGGTGTCGATGACGGGGGAGCCAAGGCGCATGACGCCTTGGGGGATGCGCAGTCTGTGGCCTATGTTTTGCGTCACTTCCTTGAGCAGGGGCGCTTGAGCGCCAAAGATTTTGACCAAGACCAACGCGGCGCGGCTTGA
- a CDS encoding dipeptide epimerase produces the protein MQITVTPDTFKLAQVFTISRGSRTEAKVLTVRVSDGFISGWGECVPYARYGETLESVTAEIEGLSGPITRESLQGMLPAGAARNAVDCALWDLEAKKAGVRAWELAGLSTPPGPEITAYTLSLDTPEKMQAQAAENAFRPLLKIKLGTPDDMPRLEAVRAGAPKSTIIVDANEGWSAEVYADLAPHLVRLGVALVEQPLPAGDDEALIGMERPVPVCADESAHDRASLPALKGKYDVVNIKLDKTGGLTEGLALKEAALAQGYKLMVGCMVGSSLAMAPATLLAQGVMVTDLDGPLLLAEDREHPLMFDEAGVHPPVADLWG, from the coding sequence GTGCAGATCACGGTGACACCGGATACGTTCAAGCTGGCGCAGGTTTTTACCATTTCGCGGGGCAGTCGGACCGAGGCCAAAGTGCTGACGGTTAGGGTGTCGGACGGGTTTATCTCGGGTTGGGGTGAGTGTGTGCCCTATGCGCGCTATGGCGAGACGTTGGAGAGTGTGACAGCCGAGATCGAAGGATTGAGCGGCCCGATCACGCGGGAAAGCCTGCAAGGGATGTTGCCAGCGGGCGCGGCGCGCAATGCGGTGGATTGTGCGCTGTGGGATCTTGAGGCCAAGAAGGCCGGGGTTCGGGCGTGGGAGCTGGCCGGGTTGTCGACCCCGCCGGGGCCGGAGATCACCGCTTATACGCTGTCGCTCGACACGCCCGAGAAGATGCAGGCGCAGGCGGCGGAGAATGCGTTTCGCCCGTTGCTCAAGATCAAGCTGGGCACGCCGGATGACATGCCCCGTTTGGAGGCCGTGCGTGCGGGTGCGCCGAAATCGACCATTATTGTGGATGCCAACGAGGGGTGGTCCGCCGAGGTTTATGCCGATCTTGCGCCGCATCTGGTGCGCTTGGGTGTGGCATTGGTTGAGCAGCCGTTGCCCGCAGGCGATGATGAGGCGTTGATCGGGATGGAGCGGCCTGTGCCGGTCTGTGCCGATGAAAGCGCGCATGATCGGGCGTCTTTGCCCGCGCTGAAGGGCAAGTATGATGTTGTGAACATCAAGCTCGACAAGACCGGCGGCTTGACCGAGGGTTTGGCGCTGAAAGAGGCGGCGCTGGCGCAAGGCTACAAGCTTATGGTCGGCTGCATGGTCGGGTCTTCGTTGGCGATGGCTCCGGCGACCTTGTTGGCGCAGGGCGTGATGGTGACCGATCTGGACGGGCCGCTGTTGTTGGCCGAGGATCGCGAGCATCCGTTGATGTTTGACGAGGCCGGGGTGCATCCGCCTGTCGCGGATTTGTGGGGATAG
- a CDS encoding DUF1611 domain-containing protein: MIKTPYLLFLGDAPDQLAAKVAQGIKDWRPDNAVGQFRMDGCKADLGLTDMDLAEAKAAGAKTLVIGVANRGGVISPEWKKVLVMALEEGFDLASGLHNLLRDEPDLVAVAEATGRVLHDVRIPSVEYPIANGKKRSGKRVLAVGTDCSVGKMYTGLCMDAEMKKRGLKSSFRATGQTGILITGNGVPLDAVIADFMAGSVEYLTPDNDADHWDHIEGQGSLFHVSYSGVTMALIHGGQLDALILAHEPTREHMRGLPEYQQPTLAALRDVALTLAQVANPACQVVGISVNTQHMPDAEAKAYLAEVEADMGLPTTDPFRYGAGKLVDALLAI, translated from the coding sequence ATGATCAAGACACCTTACCTGCTGTTTCTGGGCGATGCGCCTGACCAACTGGCCGCGAAAGTGGCGCAAGGCATCAAGGACTGGCGCCCGGACAATGCCGTGGGGCAGTTCCGCATGGACGGCTGCAAGGCCGATCTGGGGCTGACCGATATGGATCTGGCCGAGGCCAAGGCCGCCGGTGCCAAAACGCTGGTGATCGGCGTGGCGAACCGGGGTGGCGTGATTAGCCCCGAGTGGAAAAAAGTGCTGGTGATGGCGCTGGAAGAGGGCTTTGACCTTGCCAGCGGGTTGCACAACCTTTTGCGCGACGAGCCGGACCTTGTGGCGGTGGCCGAGGCAACGGGTCGGGTGCTGCATGATGTGCGCATCCCGTCGGTGGAATACCCGATTGCCAATGGCAAGAAGCGCAGCGGCAAGCGGGTGCTTGCCGTGGGCACCGATTGTTCGGTTGGCAAGATGTATACCGGGCTGTGCATGGACGCCGAGATGAAGAAACGCGGGCTGAAGTCGAGCTTTCGTGCGACCGGACAGACCGGCATTCTGATCACCGGCAATGGTGTGCCGCTGGATGCGGTGATTGCCGATTTCATGGCCGGGTCGGTGGAATATCTGACGCCGGACAATGACGCGGATCATTGGGATCATATCGAGGGGCAGGGCAGCCTGTTCCACGTGTCCTATTCCGGTGTGACGATGGCGTTGATCCATGGCGGCCAGCTGGATGCGTTGATCCTTGCCCATGAGCCGACGCGCGAGCACATGCGCGGCTTGCCCGAATACCAGCAGCCAACGCTTGCCGCGTTGCGCGATGTGGCGCTGACCTTGGCGCAGGTGGCGAACCCGGCGTGTCAGGTTGTCGGCATTTCGGTCAACACGCAGCATATGCCGGACGCAGAGGCGAAAGCCTATCTGGCCGAGGTTGAGGCCGATATGGGGCTGCCGACCACCGATCCGTTCCGTTATGGTGCCGGCAAGCTGGTGGATGCGTTGCTGGCTATCTGA
- a CDS encoding L-malyl-CoA/beta-methylmalyl-CoA lyase, whose amino-acid sequence MSFHKQPLAPARPNRCQLFGPGSRTALFEKMAASAADVINLDLEDSVAPDDKDTARKNIIEATHDVDWGNKYLSVRINGLDTPHWYKDVVELLENASDRLDQIMIPMVGNAADIYAVDALVTAIEAAKGRKKKISFEVIIETAAGLAHVEEIAAASPRLQAMSLGYADFAASMGMATTGIGGTQEAYYMVHEGQTHFPDPWHYAISAIVAACRTHGVLPVDGPFGDFSDDAAYTAQAKRAATLGMVGKWAIHPKQVALANEVYTPSAEAVAEAREILAAMEEAQKNGLGATTYKGKLIDIASMKQAEVIVRMAELVQG is encoded by the coding sequence ATGTCCTTTCACAAACAACCCCTTGCTCCCGCTCGCCCCAACCGCTGCCAACTCTTCGGCCCCGGCTCGCGCACGGCCCTGTTCGAAAAGATGGCCGCCAGCGCCGCGGATGTGATCAACCTCGACCTCGAAGACAGCGTCGCCCCTGATGACAAAGACACGGCCCGCAAGAACATCATCGAAGCCACCCATGATGTGGATTGGGGCAACAAATACCTTTCGGTTCGGATCAACGGGCTCGACACGCCGCATTGGTACAAGGACGTCGTCGAACTGCTCGAAAACGCGTCGGACCGGCTGGATCAAATCATGATCCCGATGGTGGGCAACGCCGCCGACATCTATGCCGTTGACGCGCTGGTCACCGCGATCGAAGCTGCCAAAGGGCGCAAGAAAAAGATCAGCTTCGAAGTCATCATCGAAACCGCTGCCGGCCTCGCCCATGTCGAGGAAATCGCCGCCGCCTCGCCGCGCTTGCAAGCGATGAGCCTCGGCTACGCCGATTTTGCCGCGTCGATGGGCATGGCCACCACCGGGATCGGTGGCACGCAAGAGGCCTATTACATGGTCCACGAAGGGCAAACGCACTTCCCCGACCCGTGGCACTATGCGATCTCCGCAATCGTCGCCGCCTGCCGCACCCATGGTGTGCTGCCGGTTGACGGCCCGTTCGGCGACTTCTCCGATGATGCGGCCTATACCGCCCAAGCCAAACGCGCCGCGACGCTGGGCATGGTCGGCAAATGGGCGATCCACCCCAAACAGGTCGCCCTCGCCAACGAGGTCTACACCCCCTCGGCCGAAGCCGTCGCCGAAGCCCGCGAGATCCTCGCCGCGATGGAAGAGGCCCAGAAAAACGGCCTCGGTGCCACCACCTACAAAGGCAAGCTGATCGACATCGCCTCGATGAAACAGGCCGAAGTGATTGTGCGCATGGCCGAACTGGTCCAAGGCTGA
- a CDS encoding RidA family protein, with the protein MPDITRHHTNDRMSQIVEHGDTIYLAGQVGTAGASIEQQTQDCLDKIDTLLAEVGSDKSKLLQVVIWLADMSDFAAMNGVYDAWVPKGHAAARACGEAKLATPEYLVEFIVTAAKA; encoded by the coding sequence ATGCCCGACATCACACGTCACCACACCAACGACCGGATGAGCCAGATCGTTGAACACGGCGACACCATCTATCTCGCCGGTCAGGTCGGCACCGCCGGCGCCAGCATCGAACAGCAGACACAGGATTGCCTCGACAAGATCGACACGCTTCTCGCCGAAGTCGGCAGCGACAAAAGCAAGCTGCTTCAGGTTGTGATCTGGCTTGCCGATATGTCCGACTTTGCCGCCATGAATGGTGTCTATGACGCATGGGTGCCCAAAGGCCACGCCGCCGCCCGCGCCTGTGGCGAAGCCAAGCTTGCCACCCCGGAGTATCTGGTCGAGTTTATCGTGACCGCCGCCAAAGCCTGA